The nucleotide window ACCGGGTTCCGCAGAAAAACCGCTAGGAAAATGTTTCCCCATGGTATTTCTGTCCGTACAGATCCCCCGATTAAACGTTTTTCATGCGCTTGAAACGCAATCACGGGCTCGCATCGTGTCCCGTCACGTTTTACTTCCTTATTGGGATTTAACAGCCGCAAGAAAGCCGAACGATCGCCTCGGGCCGCGCGGCGCGCGGCCGCAACTCTCGCGACGGCCCCGTGAAACCGAAAAGGAGACTATTGCCAATGGTTCCGCGACGACTAAAATAGCGTGCAACATCGGGATATCGAGGCGCGAGAAACGTGCGGATCACTATTATTAACGGGCCGCGAAGGAAATCGGAAGAAAAATGATGCCGTTTGGCACGCTCGAACCCGGCTAATCGTTTCGCTTCGGATCGTCGCGAGCTTCTTTGAATCGCGTGAACTTTGTTTCTCGTCGATCCGCTATTTTACGATACAATTTCGCTTCATTCGTTTACTAAATAattcgatttcaattcaaattataatttttcagttttttgtTTCACTATTATCGCAATTATAACACGATTCTTTCCTGAGAAAgttattgaatatatttatttgtatatttatgttttttgtaatatttatatatttatagattttgtaatatttatatatttatagattttgtaatatttatatatttatagattttgtaatatttatatatttatagattttgtaatatttatatatttatagattttgtaatatttatatttttatagcttttgtaatatttatttattacttaaatatttaaattaaaattatataatatttaatacttaatatatacttatttagtacttaaattaatatttatgtattatatatatatttatttatttattgcttaAATTAATACGGTCtttctaattttatatatatataatataatatatataatataatattataatataacataatataatataatattataatatataaatataatataataataagcaaTATAAATTAATCAGTTGTAGTATTCGATAATTTTACCGTTAAATGCACTATTCTCATTTCCAATACGCATAGTTATTGCTATTTATTTAACAcgagtatataataaataatttaacagCTATTTATAATAGATAATTTAACAGCTGTTTATGACAGACAATTTAACAGACGTtcgtaataaataatttacCAGATGCTTACAACAGACAATTCTATAGATGTTATAAAAAAACATCATTCGGCTCGGTTGATTTATTTTCGATTGTACCAATTTCTCCGCAAGATAATATAAATCGGTATCGAATTTTCAAAAGCAATTCTACCAACAACATCACGTTCACAGTTCGTTTATGTTTCACCGCCACGGATACGAGAATTCATAAATAGCTACTTCTTCGTAGCGACTCGTTTGCGGCAATAAATTACGAGCATTTACTTGTCCCGAAATATGTGAAAACATATCGCACTTATCTCGGCAACGACTAATAATACCTGCGTCTTTTTGCAGTCAATGTTGCACACACGCGAACCGAAATTATTAAACGTGTCCGACGCCTACGTGCACGTGAAAATATGAGAATAGATATTAAAAGTAAACCACCCACGTGGAACACCGTAATTTTACCGgttaataatactatattttttttttgtaaagaaTAACGGCGAAACGTCGGGTCAAATTTGATATGAAATGAAATTTAATATCATTTGTAGactgataaaaataaaattgcgTGTAACTTTTGCCTTGCTTCATTGATTTATTTAGACATATAAATGAAACATAAAAATggaattcttttattttattaattttttagaaACTTAATATCATTCGTAGattgataaaaataaaattacgcgTAACTTTTGCCTTGCTTCATTGATTTATTTAGACATATAAATGAAACATAAATggaattcttttattttattaattttgtgGTACAAAAATTTTTTGTAGTACATAATTTTATAGTACATATTTTTTTTTGTAGTACATAAATggaattcttttattttattaattttgtagTACAATCGAAACACGCATAAGCTTctttttgtttaattaatttattaatgcgTGTCtttcatttaattaatttatatgtgTATAAATGAAATACGAATGATTGTCtttcatttaattaatttatagacGTATAAATGGAATACGAACGACTgccttttatttaaataatttttagacGTATAAATGGAACAGGAACAAGttcttttaatttattaatttatgaaCATGTATAAATGAAACCTAAATAAGCGATAAAAACGTGTGTAATTGGTAATTACTtcaattgaatttaattatgaattaatggTTCACCTTCCTTCGATACGAAAAATATCAGAGTCTGCTAAGGTTAGCAGTGAAACGTTCATTTTCGACCGTGCAAATTTCAAGGTTATAGTTATTCAAGCCAAGGTCAGCGCGCGTCGAGAAATACTCGATGTGCTACGCTCAGCTTTCACAAACTCGGGGAAATCCCTAATTCCGTCGCGACAAATTCGATCCACGTTACATGTGCATGTTCAAAATTAATCGCGAGAAAATCCTCGATAGAACCGCATCGGCatcgttattatatatataacataacctCATTCGTTTTCGGTCGAAATTCCTTATCGCGCGAGAAGCTCGCGTGTAGATAAAAGCAAAACAATGAGCCGATTTaattcttgacataaccttgacataactttacACCGTTCTCGCTTCTTCTGCATCGACTGCTGCGACAGTTCTTCGTTATGAATCGCGAGAACGGAAACGGAAAGCCCTCGATAGAACCGCATCGGCAtcgttattatacagggtgtaccacaattattttaacagccaaaaatgaggggtagcggaggtcatttgaagtaactttttcctttgcgaaaatgctatctgcggctttgtttacgagttattaactgaacacactgaccaatgagaggtgagggcgcgaagttcgagagcccgcagcacgaggctttgacagatggtcgggacggactcgagccccGTTCGAAGTATtcaacaaatcacgaagcgagaactttccggattttttttttactacataacagtgatatttttaagaaaaccgCTGTTCACCTTCACTTtaaaacgtctgaagaatatttactaatttttcggacccgaaatagtaagtaatttaggcgtgacggccgttttaattttctagtgtgcatgacaccttgtgtgtaaccttgacatatcaaggttatgtcaaggacatatcaaggttacgtcaaggttattgataatattcttcactgtacaccttgcttaaaaatttcatatgttgaccttgacataaccttgatatgtccttgagataactttgatatgtccttgacataaccttcatatgtccttgacataaccttcatatgtccttgacataaccttgataggtccttgacataaccttgatatgtccttgacataaccttgatatgtccttgatatgtcaaggttattgataatattcttcatatttctctaacaaacatatccctttaacacgattattatttattaaattagcttcgcaaatcattcgttcaactgtgttcggacgcggaattatttaaattaaaatatcatttacgtactttgtttatcttcactgtacaccttgcttaaaaatttcatatgttgaccttgacataaccttgatatgtccttgagataaccttgatatgtccttaacataaccttgacgtaatcttgatatgtccttgacataaccttgatatgtcaagttTATGTCACtatcacgtagtaaaaaaaaatccggaaagttctcgcttcgtgatttgttcaatacttcgaacgcggctcgagtccgtcccgaccatctgtcaaagcctcgtgctgcgggctctcgaacttcgcgccgtcacctctcattggtcagtgttttccgttaataactcgtaagcaaagccgcagattgcattttcgcaaaggaaaaagttacttcaaatgacctccgctacccctcattttcggctgttaaaataactgtgaaacaccctgtatattataacataacctTATTCGTTTTCGGTCGAGATTCCTTATCGCGCGAGAAGCTCGCGTGTAGATAAAAGCAAAACAATGAGCCGATTTaattcttgacataaccttgacataaccttacacCGTTCTCGCTTCTTCTGCATCGACTGCTGCGACAGTTCTTCGTTATGAATCGCGAGAACGGAAACGGAAAATCCTCGATAGAACAGCATCGGCatcgttattatatatatatatatatatataacataacctTATTCGTTTTCGGTCGAGATTCCTTATCGCGCGAGAAGCTCGCGTGTAGATAAAAGCAAAACAATGAGCAGATTTaattcttgacataaccttacacCGTTCTCGCTTCTTTTGCATCGACTGCTGCGAGAATTCTTCGTTATGAATCGCGAGAACGGAAACGGAAAACCCTCGATAGAACAGCATCGGCatcgttattatatatataacataacctTATTCGTTTTCGGTCGAGATTCCTTATCGCGCGAGAAGCTCGCGTGTAGATAAAAGCATAACAATGAGCCGATTTAATTCTGCCCGGTTGTCGAACAGTGTGCCAAGTGTTTCGTTTCTCGGAACACAGCGACCACTTTTACAGCGATCGTTCAACAATGCGAATTCGACTACGCTAACCGCGCGTCGAACTGCGAAAACGATTCTGCGTGCTTTCCGGTGCTCCCGCGCTTTTTCGTTTCGCCGAACGTCTCACAGAGGTCGGACGGCATAGATCTGCGTCGAACCATGTCAACAATCGTTTCAGCGACCTTGTTTACTGTTTCCGTCGCCTTCTGTTTGGACATTCGATAGCTCAGATTTACGGTGAGCAACGAAATTATCCGAACGCCTTTTAACCAATTAACTGTGTTTGaccgaatatactcgtcatggaggatatatttaagggtttgcgttttaacacgtttaaaaatatggatgctaactttcgagaagatttacttgtatttgttatctctgGATACTGATAGTTTTcttagtataaataatttcgtataaacattaagaaatcaccacttttcattacggtaaaatgACTtaagtcactttcaaaataaatagtttagaaaaatgactgacatatattaatttcgtccgacgtattttaccgaagtgatgttttgaaaggacagtgatttactaaaattgttgaataaattacatatataataataatttataccatgaacatatttaatacaaAGGTTTGAttgaagtattttttattttaatattcataaaatacaaaaataattagtacagtttgaaacataagtataagtaatttatatgaaaatacatcagttcaatttaattttcgtcatcgataggagtgattaagtcctcggaaatcgtgttttgtttcaaattttttaaataactgtagtatattgggggtatataattaagcaagtccatcacgtgtctttgtattttgctgaagaaacaggacgagatccagcgtataacggatccatttctatttgtgaataacgcctaggtcttcctctttttggtgacaaatccaaagttagaaattcatcttttttcttttttcttcatcactattctttcgcacttataaaaataagtccagtgatcacaacctttttaaaaatactgaaaataattcaaaacaatacttcacacacacttatcacacgtttctatttcttttacactaagccccgcaattaatttcctgagtacagcgacttacgccactttcaaaataaacatgtttgttatacggttaattagcaaaacttctttcgaacaaatctcaatagttctcaacttattgatcgcaaattttttaaaaatgaaaagataccgttcgattgtaattagtgttaccattaactcgatttttttgaaaaagtgacttatgtcactttcaaaataaacggctcatatattgttccttgctttgctaaataccactctctcCACAGCagtaatttgaatttttaacttttataagtattcgattatccctgggtttttcatttattatgtatatggtatatgttaacgtcaagCGAGTAAGTAaatgttagtaataaaattgttaattttatcaaataagaccgtctttttgatccaatattttaacagcgacacttataTCGTGTTTGACGAGCATaatcgtcgtcgcttgattctcgcgacacataaaTGAAGGCGCCATAGTTAACTAgttaaaaaggaaaaatattaatttgttcAAACACTGAAATAAATGAtctgatttttttcttttacacgACAGTAGAACCGATCTGCTagacttttaaccctttgcactctgaggcaccactaaaattgttacatcgcgttccaagatattttttatattatcaacgTTTAGTtgtaaagaattgttaaaagtctaactgttgcatgagtcacaggattcaatttcatatgcacaaaatgcactttttcacataaaatagaaatagcaTAAGCCGGAAAAATTAATttggatttacagttaaaatggcttcgagtgcaaagggttaattttgctattacttgtatGAGTCACaggattcaatttcatatgcacaaaatgcactttttcacataaaatagaaatagcaTAAGCCGGAAAAATTAATttggatttacggttaaaatggcttcgagtgcaaagggttaatattgctATTacttgtatgagtcacaagactcaatttcatatgcacaaaatgcactttgccaaataaaataaaaatagcatAAGCCGGAACAATTAACTTAgttttacggttaaaatggcttcgagtgcaaagggttaatattgctattacttgaatgagtcacaagactcaatttcatatgcacaaaataCACTTTTtcacataaaatagaaatagcataagtcggaaaaattaattcagatttacagttaaaatggcttcgcgtgcaaagggttaatattgctATTACTCGGACCGTGGAAAAAAATACAAATTCtcgttttttatcttttttttatccgcgcttgtaacaaatgtttaaaaaaatgcgtttcgtagatCCCGGTAGCTCACATGAATATTTACGAACGAGAGATGATAATCAATTCGCATACATTCCCTTCTCCATTTTGCTCGACgttctccctttctttctttctttctttctttttttcttcctttcttttttttcatagGTACATCCTGCGGGAGATGCGACACGAGTTTCCCACCATAATGGCTAACGTGCACTACACGGTGTTGAAGAAGAAATGGTCGAACCTGTTGCAGCAGTACAAAGTGAGAGACGAGCCAGATGCCTTTTATTACCTCGCGATTGCTCGATTATCTGACCGCGCGTTAGTTTGCTTTACCGTTTCCAGTTTGTGTTCCCTTCTGCGTCAAGTATAATAAACGCGCGCTCCCCTGTCCCTAGAGTAGATAAGCCTCCCGGAGGGTGGAGATATACTCCCGTGGAGAGTAGAGAAGTTAGTCTTCCACTTTCTTGTGGGAAATTAGGTTTCTTTGAACTGGTTCTCAGAGTTGGTGCGATGGTACATCGGCCGTGGTTTTATAACTCTCTAAACAAGCGCCTGTGTCCACATCATTTTTAAGTTATTTTTGGCAGTCGCTTTTTGGCAGTCATTTTTTACAATCATTTTTAGAAGTCGTTTTTCGAAGTTATATTTAGCAGTCATTTTTAGAAGTAGTTTTTGAAAGTTATATTTAGCAGTCATTTTTAGAAGTTATTTTTAGTAGTCGTTTTTAGCAGTCATGTATATTTAGCAGTCATTTTTACTAGTCATTTTTTGCAATAATTTTTAGCAGTCATTTTTAGAAGTCGTTTGTAGAAGTTATTTTTAGCAGTCGTTTTTAGCAGTCACATATATTTAGCAGTTATTTTTAGTAGTCATTTTCTGCAATAATTTTTAACAGTCATATTTAGCAGTCTTTTTTCCAATAATTTTTAGCAGTCATTTTTAGTAGTCATTTTTAGAAGTCGTTTGTAGAAGCTATTTTTAGCAGTCGTTTTTAGCAGTCATATATATTTAGCAGTTATTTTTTGCAATAATTTTTAGCAGTCATATTTAGCAGTCATTTTTTCCAATAATTTTTAGCAGTCATTTTTAGAAGTTTAGAAGCTATTTTTAGCAGTCGTTTTTAGCAATCAATTTTAGCAGCCGTTTTCAGCAGTCATTTTTAGTAGTCACTTTTTGCAATAATTTTTAGAAGTCGTTTTTAGAACTTATTTTTAGCAGTAGTTTTTAGCAGTCATTTTTAGCAGTCGTTTTTAGCAGTCATATTTAGCAGTCGTTTTTAGTAGTAATTTTTTCCAATAATTTTTAGCAGTCATTTTTAACAATCATTTTTCCGCAAGTGTCTCAATAACGTTAAAAAGACGTTAGATCGAATTCCTAAAAATCTTACACTATACTTCAGATTACATTTTCTactttgcaaataaaaaatAAGTGTTTCCATATCGGACAACAAAAGATCGTTTCGAGAACACCGAATAATATACCGTTATTTCTCATACTTCTTTGCGATAAAAATAACCGCCTTCGGCTTTCGTTTAACATTCGAATCGGTTGAGTCAGCGCAATTAACATTTTAACTTTCGAGTCGAAGAAATCACGAAGACAGGAGGGTTCTATCGTGAACGAAGAAAAATCCCGTGGAATCTGATCGACCGCGTACCACCAATTTCCCGCAATGTCCGATAAGAACTGCGAAACGCGTCGAGTGGTTCGATCGCACGGTGGTTGCAGTGTTAATAAATTGTACCCGCGCACGAGTTCCTGGTCGTCGTGTAACGTATCGGTGTGTCCGTGATATCCACGTGGATCCGCGGCCGAAAGAAAATCAGAAACGCGAGGCACGCGAGGAACGCGTCGGCTCTGCAACGGATGCCGTGCCCGTGTACagggagagaaagcgagagagaaagagagagagcaagcgagagagagagagagcaagcgaacgagagagaaagagagagaaagagagagagagggagagagggagagagagagagagcaagcgaacgagagagaaagagagagagagggagagagggagagagagagagagagcaagcgaacgagagagaaagagagagagagggagagagggagagagagagagagcaagcgaacgagagagaaagagagagagagggagagagggagagagagattagTAGTCTGAAACAGACCTgggtaaaatagtattttaagtgCCAAATAGATATTTGATTTTAGattgtacatgtatatatatttttcaaaataaaatattttattttatctttgaCATtgacgaaataaaatattttaattgctGAAATTcaaatagtattattaataatagtattattaatagtattaatactatttcaaatagTATCTATCTCAAATAATTGCTGAAATTTGTCCTTTTATGATCTATTTGAAATACACacactattttatttaaattgtgaaatatctattatttcaaatagtatctatctcaaatatatataattgctGAAATTTGTCTTATTATGACCTATTTAAAATAcactattatatttaaattgtgaaatatctattatttcaaatagtatctatctcaaatatatataattgctaAAATTTGTCCTTTTATGACCTATTTGTGAAATacactattttatttaaattgtgaaatatctattatttcaaatagtatCTATCTCAAATATATATTTGATGAAATTTGTCCTATTATGACctatttgaaatactattttatttaaattgtgaaatatctattatttcaaatagtatCTATCTCAAATAATTGCTGAAATTTGTCCTGTTATGACctatttgaaatactattttatttaaattgtgaAATATCTATTATTTTAAATAGTATCTATctcaaatacatatatatatatatatatatttgctgAAATTTGTCCTATTATGACCTATTTGAAAAATACTACTTTATTTAAATTGTGAAAtatctattatttcaaatagtatCTATCTCAAATAATTGCTGAAATTTGTCCTGTTATGATCTATTTGTGAAAtgctattatatttaaattgtgaaatatctattatttcaaatagtatctatctcaaatatatataattgctaAAATTTGTCCTTTTATGACCTATTTGTGAAATacactattttatttaaattgtgaaatatctattatttcaaatagtatCTATCTCAAATATATATTTGATGAAATTTGTCCTATTATGACCTATTTAAAATACTAAGTTATTTAAATTGCAAAAAAAATATCTATTATCTTAAATAGTACCTATCTCAAATATatgtttttataaatattacccAGCTCTGGTTTGAAAGAGAACGAtagagagaagaaaagagagaaaaagactgAGAGTTGAAAAAAGTGTTTGTGGAAACGAGAAAAGAaaaggagagtgagagagtgaaacAGAGAGATCGAGAGTAAGaatgcgaaagagagagagagagagagagagagagagagagagagagtgtaagAGAGTGAAAAAGTAAAGAAGAGTGTATataagagagcgaaagagaaaaagagaataaaagagagcgagagaaaaaaagagaatgaaagagcgagaaaaagaaaaagggaatgaaagagcgagaaagagaaaaaaagagtgcgagaaagcgaaagagagagaaatagagtgagagagcgagatgGAATGAAAGAGTGAGGGAGGGTGGGAGAGAAAGAGCAAGAAAGGAAAAGACGGAGAAAGAGACGGAGAAAGAGACGCGATCGGGCAGGACTCGCTTGGCTCGTCCTGTTACTATGCATCTGCCACAGCGATCTGTTGAAGGAACTGAGGAACCCGGTACACGGAGACAGGAACAAGGCGGACGACGTCTCATGGCCGTTTTACAGCGCGATCGACGAGCTCCTAGGGGGAGGACACGACCGTGGAACGCCGAACCACGACGAGTACATCGATCCTCACGAATTCCTCTGCGTCTCCGTGACACCGGAAGAGCCGACTTCCTCCTCCATGGACGCGCCGCAAACAATTTCCGATCCGGAAATCGAACGCCTCGGAACCGGCTTCCACCCTGAGCAGAGGATCCGGACACTCGGCGGCGACGGTTCCGTTCAAATCGAGAGAATACCTTCGTACGACAACGTCAGGTTCGGATAGTACATAAAGGGTTTCAAACGTTTTATACGGTAGAGAACTCCATTTATAGAAACTTGTCGGGAGGCAAGGTGGTTCGAGTATGCTCGTCAATCACGCATAATGTTGCGATcgctttatgacgagtatactcgtcaagaatGCATGATGTTGCGATTACTTTATGACGGGTATATTCGTCAAGAATGCATAATATTGCGATTACTTTATGATGGGTATACTTATCAATAAGGCATAATGTTGCGATtacttcatgacgagtatactcgtcgagaatgtaaaatgttgccatttcttcatgacgattatactcgtcaaTAACGCTAAATGTTGCGATtacttcatgacgagtatactcgtcaataaCGTATAATGTTGCGATTACTCCATGACGAATATATCCGTCAAGAATGCAAAATATtaccatttcttcatgacgagcatactcgtcggtaacgcaaaatgttgccatttgtttatgacgaatatactcgtcaataACGCAAAATATTGCGATtacttcatgacgagtatactcgtcaataaCGTATAATGTTGCGATTACTCCATGACGAATATATCCGTCAAGAATGCAAAATATtaccatttcttcatgacgagtatactcgtcgagaatgtaaaatgttgccatttcttcatgacgagtatactcgtcggtaaagcaaaatgttgccatttgtttatgacgaatatactcgtcaataACGCAAAATATTGCGATTatttcatgacgagtatattcgtcggcaacgcaaaatattgtcatttttttacgacgagtatactcgtcaataaCGTAAAATATTGCGATTACTTCATGGCGAGTATACTCATCGGTAacgcaaaatattgccatttctttatgacgaatatactcgtgaaCAACGCAAAACGTTgctatttcttcatgacgagtatactcgtcaataaCGTAAAATATTGCGATtacttcatgacgagtatactcgtcggtaATGCAAAACGTTGTCATTTCttaatgacgagtatactcgtcggtaACGCAAAACG belongs to Megalopta genalis isolate 19385.01 chromosome 1, iyMegGena1_principal, whole genome shotgun sequence and includes:
- the LOC117228687 gene encoding uncharacterized protein LOC117228687 isoform X3, with translation MRHEFPTIMANVHYTVLKKKWSNLLQQYKELRNPVHGDRNKADDVSWPFYSAIDELLGGGHDRGTPNHDEYIDPHEFLCVSVTPEEPTSSSMDAPQTISDPEIERLGTGFHPEQRIRTLGGDGSVQIERIPSYDNVRQPDKNEGRRKRVSSSGSIPRLPRATELTIKKVTSEADRSKDLSRVRGNEPADSARDKGRLTEARNEDEERPRKSRRTQAPYREDRESRTDRRIEQIFEYIKQRDEENRSIMVRVMHAVETIASKL